One stretch of Anas acuta chromosome W, bAnaAcu1.1, whole genome shotgun sequence DNA includes these proteins:
- the LOC137846857 gene encoding olfactory receptor 14C36-like, producing the protein MSNSSSVSEFLLLAFTDTRELQLLHFTLFLGIYLAALLGNGLILSAVACDHHLHTPMYFFLLNLALLDLGCISTTVPKAMANALWDTRAISYQGCVAQVLFFVFFIGAEYSLLTIMAYDRYVAICKPLHYGSLLGSRACAQMAAAAWGSGFLYSVLHTANTFSLPLCRGNVLDQFFCEIPHILKLSCSDAYLREAALLVVSFCLAFACFVFISFSYVQIFRAVLRMPSEKGPQKTFSTCLPHLAVVSLTLSTALVAYLKPPSISSPSLDMVVSFLYSVVPPAVNRLIYSMRNQELKDALWKLIGYMLLLHQ; encoded by the coding sequence atgtccaacagcagctctgtcagtgagttcctcctgctggcattcacaGACACGcgtgagctgcagctcctgcacttcacgctcttcctgggcatctacctggctgctctcctgggcaatggcctcatcctcagcgccgtagcctgcgaccaccatctgcacacccccatgtacttcttcctccttaaTCTTGCtctcctcgacctgggctgcatctccaccactgtgcccaaagccatggccaatgccctctgggacaccagggccatctcctatcaagggtGTGTTGCACAAGTCCTCTTTTTCGTATTCTTCAttggagcagagtattcccttctcaccatcatggcctatgaccgctacgttgccatctgcaagcccctgcactacgggagcctcctgggcagcagagcttgtgcccagatggcagcagctgcctggggcagtggctttctgtACAGtgtcctgcacacagccaacacattttccctgcccctctgccgaGGCAATGTtttggaccagttcttctgtgaaatcccccacatcctcaagctctcctgctcagatgcctacctcagggagGCTGCGCTTCTTGTAGTTAGTTTCTGTTTAGCATTTgcgtgttttgttttcatttcattttcttatgtgcagatcttcagggcagtgctgaggatgccctctgaaaAGGGCCCACAAAAaaccttttccacatgcctccctcacctaGCTGTGGTCTCTCTAACTCTCAGCACTGCCTTggttgcctacctgaagcccccctccatctcttccccatccctggacatggtggtgtcatttctgtactcggtggtgcctccagcagtgaaccgcctcatctacagcatgaggaaccaggagctcaaggatgccTTGTGGAAACTCATTGGATACATGCTTCTTTTGCATCAATAG
- the LOC137846858 gene encoding olfactory receptor 14A16-like — protein MPNSSSVSEFLLLAFADTRELQLLHFTLFLGIYLAALLGNGLILSAIACHHRLHTPMYFFLLNLALLDLGCISTTLPKAMANALWDTRAISHQGCTTQVFLFVLLMSSEYYLLTIMAYDRYVAICKPLHYGSLLGSRACAQMAEAAWGSGFLNAVLHTANTFSLPLCHGNAVDQFFCEIPQILKLSCSNAYLRETGILVFSVSLSFGCFVFIVVSYVQIFRAVLRMPSSQGRHKAFSTCLPHLAVVFLFLSTSMFAYLKPASISSPSLDLVVSLLYSVVPPAVNPLIYSMRNQQLKVAVRKLFLYVLLKHQCC, from the coding sequence atgcccaacagcagctctgtgagcgagttcctcctgctggcattcgcagacacacgcgagctgcagctcctgcactttacgctcttcctgggcatctacctggctgccctcctgggcaacggcctcatcctcagcgccatagcctgccaccaccgcctccacacccccatgtacttcttcctcctcaacctcgccctcctcgacctgggctgcatctccaccactctgcccaaagccatggccaatgccctctgggacaccagggccatctcccaTCAAGGATGTACTACACaggtctttctctttgtcttgttGATGTCATCGGAGTATTaccttctcaccatcatggcgtacgaccgctacgttgccatctgcaagcccttgcactacgggagcctcctgggcagcagagcttgtgcccagatggcagaagctgcctggggcagtggctttctcaatgctgtcctgcacacggccaacacattttccctgcccctctgccacggcaatgctgtggaccagttcttctgtgaaatcccccagatcctcaagctctcctgctcaaatgcctacctcagggaaacTGGCATCcttgtgtttagtgtttctttatcatttggttgttttgttttcattgtggtgtcctatgtgcagatcttcagggctgtgctgaggatgccctcttctcagggccggcacaaagccttttccacgtgcctccctcacctggccgtggtcttCCTCTTTCTTAGCACTTCCATGTTTGCCTACTTGAAGCCCGCTTCTATATCTTCCCCATCTCTGGACTTGGTGGTGTCACTTTTGTACTCAGTGgtacctccagcagtgaacccactcatttacagcatgaggaaccagcaGCTCAAAGTTGCAGTGAGGAAATTGTTTCTATATGTGCTTCTTAAGCATCAGTGTTGTTAA